A window from Micromonospora profundi encodes these proteins:
- the rocD gene encoding ornithine--oxo-acid transaminase, whose product MVDDILRTPGAVRDAERWTAHNYHPLPVVISSAEGAWLTDVDGRRYLDCLAGYSALNFGHRHPQLIAAAHAQLDRLTLTSRAFIHDQFADFCRELAELCGKDLVLPMNTGAEAVETGIKVARKWGYQVKGVPAGQANIVVAEGNFHGRTTTIVSFSTDEDARADFGPYTPGFTVVPYGDLAALTAAIDENTVAVLLEPIQGEQGVVVPPAGYLPGVRQVCTERNVLFIADEIQSGLGRTGATFACDHEGVVPDMYLLGKALGGGIVPVSAVAANADVLGVLKPGQHGSTFGGNPLACAVAIEVVRLLATGEFQRRSAELGERLRAGLEALVGKGLVGVRVRGLWAGLDIDPALMSGREACERLAERGVLAKDTHGSTIRLAPPLVITEEEIDLAVAQLATVLAS is encoded by the coding sequence ATCGTGGATGACATCCTGCGTACGCCGGGAGCGGTCCGGGACGCCGAGCGCTGGACAGCGCACAACTACCACCCGCTGCCGGTGGTGATCTCGTCAGCGGAGGGCGCCTGGCTCACCGACGTGGACGGCCGCCGCTACCTGGACTGCCTGGCCGGCTACTCGGCGCTCAACTTCGGCCACCGGCACCCGCAGCTGATCGCCGCCGCGCACGCCCAACTGGACCGGCTGACGCTGACCAGCCGCGCGTTCATCCACGACCAGTTCGCCGACTTCTGCCGTGAGCTGGCCGAACTGTGTGGCAAGGATCTGGTGCTGCCCATGAACACCGGCGCCGAGGCGGTGGAGACCGGCATCAAGGTCGCCCGCAAGTGGGGTTACCAGGTCAAGGGCGTGCCCGCCGGGCAAGCCAACATCGTGGTCGCCGAGGGCAACTTCCACGGCCGGACCACCACCATCGTCAGCTTTTCCACCGACGAGGACGCCCGCGCGGACTTCGGGCCGTACACCCCGGGGTTCACTGTCGTGCCCTACGGCGACCTGGCCGCCCTGACCGCCGCCATCGACGAGAACACGGTGGCCGTGCTGCTGGAGCCGATCCAGGGCGAGCAGGGTGTGGTGGTGCCGCCAGCCGGCTACCTGCCGGGCGTACGCCAGGTCTGCACCGAGCGGAACGTGCTCTTCATCGCCGACGAGATCCAGTCCGGCCTGGGGCGTACCGGCGCGACCTTCGCCTGTGACCACGAGGGCGTCGTGCCGGACATGTACCTGCTGGGCAAGGCGCTCGGCGGCGGCATCGTGCCGGTGTCGGCGGTGGCCGCGAACGCCGACGTGCTCGGTGTCCTCAAGCCCGGCCAGCACGGCTCCACCTTCGGCGGCAACCCCCTCGCGTGCGCGGTGGCGATCGAGGTGGTCCGGCTGCTGGCCACCGGCGAGTTCCAGCGCCGCTCGGCCGAGCTGGGCGAACGGCTGCGCGCCGGCCTGGAAGCCCTGGTCGGCAAGGGCCTGGTCGGCGTACGCGTGCGCGGCCTGTGGGCCGGTCTGGACATCGACCCGGCGCTGATGAGCGGCCGGGAGGCGTGCGAGCGGCTCGCCGAGCGCGGTGTGCTCGCCAAGGACACACACGGCTCCACCATCCGGCTCGCCCCGCCGCTGGTGATCACCGAGGAGGAGATCGACCTCGCGGTGGCCCAGCTCGCCACAGTGCTGGCCAGCTGA
- the ddaH gene encoding dimethylargininase, translating into MDATSQRLLMCRPTYFAVDYAINPWMDPSAPVDTALAVRQWEQLRQIYSDLGHSVEEITPVPGLPDMVFAANGGTVIDGKAMAVQFRDPQRADEAPAYRAWFEAAGFEVSDPKHVNEGEGDILLAGDHLLAGTGFRTAHAAHAQLQEVFGYPVVTLQLVDPRFYHLDTALTVLDERTVAYLPEAFSPGSQAVLRRLFPDAVHATMADAEVLGLNAVSDGRHVVLPVQATDLAAALRDRGYETIGVDLSELRKAGGGPKCCTLRLRQGKASK; encoded by the coding sequence ATGGACGCCACAAGCCAGCGCCTTTTGATGTGCCGGCCGACGTACTTCGCCGTCGACTACGCGATCAACCCCTGGATGGACCCGAGCGCACCTGTCGACACGGCTCTGGCCGTCCGGCAGTGGGAGCAGCTGCGCCAGATCTACAGCGACCTGGGCCACTCCGTCGAGGAGATCACCCCGGTGCCCGGCCTGCCCGACATGGTCTTCGCCGCCAACGGCGGCACCGTGATCGACGGCAAGGCGATGGCCGTGCAGTTCCGCGACCCGCAGCGCGCCGACGAGGCGCCCGCCTACCGGGCCTGGTTCGAGGCCGCCGGCTTCGAGGTGTCCGACCCCAAGCACGTCAACGAGGGCGAAGGCGACATCCTGCTGGCCGGTGACCACCTGCTGGCCGGTACCGGCTTCCGCACCGCGCACGCCGCGCACGCCCAGTTGCAGGAGGTCTTCGGCTACCCCGTGGTCACCCTGCAACTGGTCGACCCGCGCTTCTATCACCTGGACACCGCGCTGACAGTGCTCGACGAGCGGACGGTCGCGTACCTGCCCGAGGCGTTCTCCCCCGGCAGCCAGGCCGTGCTGCGGCGGCTCTTCCCCGACGCGGTGCACGCCACGATGGCCGACGCCGAGGTGCTGGGGCTCAACGCGGTCAGCGACGGCCGGCATGTGGTGCTGCCCGTCCAGGCCACCGACCTGGCCGCCGCACTGCGCGACCGGGGCTACGAAACCATCGGCGTCGACCTTTCCGAGCTGCGTAAGGCCGGCGGCGGACCGAAGTGCTGCACGCTGCGACTCCGTCAGGGAAAGGCAAGCAAGTGA
- a CDS encoding DMT family transporter translates to MVKIPSLSRRSEPAPTQDENVDGRDTPVGDRANTVMTGGRSNDGPASPVVTDRDADQTTYRSGAAPTEQAGTAERPSEQAAERRAAERAAVARAATARPMEGDARSTTAPSAERIEAADTDTRTAARSADTDTRTAGLPADTDTRPGIAPTRGRTDERDTDLDPTARRSATTDGAVTDRPVDPTPDRADSEPAVVRGPKPRASFLATLGLIVAVAGALFVLTGTLAGYGIGLGAFGAVLSVLGLMATRRRHVAGKTDALFGILIGLSAVVIGVLAMTGQFVWPTTDGDWVQRFREWLDSQFVDRF, encoded by the coding sequence GTGGTCAAGATTCCTTCGCTGTCCCGCCGGTCCGAGCCGGCGCCGACGCAGGACGAGAACGTCGACGGTCGCGATACCCCGGTCGGCGATCGCGCGAACACTGTGATGACCGGGGGCCGGTCGAACGACGGCCCCGCCAGCCCGGTGGTCACGGACCGGGACGCCGACCAGACGACGTACCGCAGCGGCGCCGCGCCCACCGAGCAGGCCGGCACCGCGGAGCGGCCCTCCGAGCAGGCCGCCGAGCGGCGGGCCGCCGAGCGGGCCGCCGTGGCCCGGGCCGCCACTGCCCGGCCGATGGAGGGCGACGCCCGCTCCACCACCGCGCCGTCGGCGGAGCGCATCGAAGCCGCGGACACCGACACCCGCACGGCCGCCCGGTCGGCAGACACCGACACGCGCACGGCCGGCCTGCCGGCGGACACCGACACCAGGCCCGGCATCGCTCCGACCCGGGGGCGCACCGACGAGCGGGACACCGACCTCGACCCCACCGCCCGGCGGTCCGCCACGACGGACGGGGCGGTGACCGACCGTCCGGTCGACCCGACCCCGGACCGGGCTGACTCCGAGCCTGCTGTGGTACGCGGCCCGAAGCCCCGCGCCAGCTTCCTCGCCACCCTCGGCCTGATCGTCGCGGTCGCCGGTGCGCTGTTCGTGCTGACCGGCACCTTGGCGGGGTACGGCATCGGGCTCGGCGCGTTCGGCGCGGTGCTCTCGGTGCTCGGCCTGATGGCCACCCGCCGTCGGCACGTCGCGGGCAAGACCGACGCGCTCTTCGGCATTCTGATCGGGCTCTCCGCCGTGGTGATCGGCGTGCTGGCGATGACCGGTCAGTTCGTGTGGCCTACCACCGATGGCGACTGGGTGCAGCGCTTCCGGGAGTGGCTTGACTCACAGTTTGTCGATCGTTTCTAG
- a CDS encoding helix-turn-helix domain-containing protein: protein MTDETSGSTVPRRQLGRLLTQLREDASVTLDAAAAALDCSRQKVWRIEKGLVPVRVVDARAMCALYRVPEDMKEIVAALAKETRAKGWWHSYGDVVPSWFSLYVGLESSVTALRQYDAELIPGLLQTREYATELFRRKNPSMSGEDREKLVEVRLQRQGILVRRLPAAPTLRVVLSEAVLRRAIPDRRAMVGQLRHLLDVAALPNVSLRVLPLAAGPPLASETGTFVLLGFAQALGRASSEPTTVYLENITGALYLDKPTEVAAFEHVWSDLEALASSEAESEKMITSIIEEHHD, encoded by the coding sequence ATGACGGATGAAACAAGCGGGTCCACGGTGCCTCGGCGGCAGCTCGGGCGGCTGCTCACCCAGCTTCGTGAGGACGCCTCCGTGACGCTTGACGCCGCTGCGGCAGCGCTGGACTGCTCGCGGCAGAAGGTGTGGCGCATCGAGAAAGGGCTGGTTCCGGTGCGCGTGGTGGACGCGCGTGCCATGTGCGCCCTTTATCGCGTACCCGAAGATATGAAGGAGATCGTCGCGGCGCTTGCGAAGGAAACTCGCGCCAAGGGGTGGTGGCATTCGTACGGCGATGTCGTTCCGTCGTGGTTCTCGCTGTACGTCGGTCTGGAATCATCCGTGACCGCGCTGCGTCAATACGACGCGGAGCTAATTCCTGGGCTTCTGCAGACCCGCGAGTACGCCACCGAACTGTTCCGCCGGAAGAACCCCAGCATGAGCGGGGAAGACCGGGAAAAGCTGGTGGAGGTGCGGCTGCAACGACAGGGCATTCTCGTTCGTCGGCTTCCCGCCGCGCCTACCCTGCGGGTCGTCCTGAGCGAAGCAGTGCTCCGCCGAGCGATCCCCGATCGCCGGGCCATGGTGGGGCAGTTGCGTCACCTGCTCGACGTGGCAGCCCTGCCGAACGTGAGCCTGCGCGTGCTGCCGCTCGCCGCCGGTCCGCCGCTGGCAAGCGAGACGGGCACGTTCGTCCTGCTGGGCTTCGCGCAGGCGCTCGGGCGGGCGTCGAGCGAGCCCACCACCGTCTATCTGGAGAACATCACCGGGGCGCTCTACCTCGACAAGCCAACCGAGGTGGCTGCCTTCGAACACGTCTGGTCTGACCTGGAAGCGCTCGCGTCGAGTGAGGCAGAATCAGAGAAAATGATCACTTCGATCATCGAGGAGCATCATGACTGA
- a CDS encoding DUF397 domain-containing protein has protein sequence MTDLAGAIWRKSTRSGGSGGNCVEVTDNLPGVVGVRDSKAPTGPALAFAPAAWAAFLAGLQGEQPGLTTPRP, from the coding sequence ATGACTGACCTTGCCGGTGCCATCTGGCGCAAGAGCACCCGCAGCGGGGGGAGCGGCGGCAACTGCGTCGAGGTGACCGACAACCTTCCCGGTGTCGTCGGCGTACGGGACAGCAAGGCCCCGACCGGCCCGGCGCTCGCCTTCGCCCCGGCCGCCTGGGCTGCCTTCCTGGCCGGGTTGCAGGGCGAGCAACCGGGGCTGACGACGCCGCGCCCCTGA
- a CDS encoding Fpg/Nei family DNA glycosylase codes for MPEGHTIHRLAARHAELFAGDKLHAASPQGRFAEGAARLSGTVLEGTEAYGKHLLHHYAGELTLHVHLGLYGKFTDGSGEPPEPVGQLRLRLVSDRHWLDLRGPTACELFTPPEVAALRTRLGPDPLRAEADPERAYARISRSSTPLAALLLDQSVVAGTGLIFVTEALFRAGLPPTMPGRQLTRAAWDTLWADLVGLMRLAVEHGRIDTVRDAHLPEAMGRPARVDRHGGEVYVYRRPGAPCHICGTEVSRGELAGRNLYWCRTCQPS; via the coding sequence GTGCCAGAGGGACACACCATTCATCGCCTGGCGGCCCGGCATGCCGAGCTGTTCGCAGGGGACAAGCTGCACGCCGCCAGCCCGCAGGGCCGCTTCGCCGAGGGGGCGGCGCGGCTCTCCGGCACCGTCCTGGAGGGCACCGAGGCGTACGGCAAGCATCTTCTGCACCACTACGCCGGCGAGTTGACGCTGCACGTGCACCTCGGGCTGTACGGAAAGTTCACCGACGGGTCGGGGGAGCCACCGGAGCCGGTCGGTCAGCTACGGCTGCGACTGGTCAGCGACCGGCACTGGCTGGACCTGCGTGGGCCTACCGCCTGCGAACTGTTCACCCCGCCCGAGGTCGCCGCGCTGCGAACCCGCCTCGGACCGGATCCGCTGCGGGCGGAGGCCGACCCCGAGCGGGCGTACGCCCGGATCTCCCGAAGCTCGACGCCACTGGCCGCCTTGCTGCTGGACCAGTCGGTGGTGGCCGGCACGGGGTTGATCTTCGTGACCGAGGCGCTGTTCCGGGCCGGGCTGCCGCCGACGATGCCGGGCCGGCAACTGACCCGCGCCGCCTGGGACACGCTGTGGGCCGACCTGGTCGGGCTGATGCGGCTCGCGGTCGAGCACGGCAGGATCGACACCGTGCGCGACGCGCACCTGCCGGAGGCGATGGGGCGGCCGGCGCGGGTGGACCGGCACGGCGGCGAGGTGTACGTCTACCGCCGCCCCGGAGCGCCCTGCCACATCTGCGGCACCGAGGTCAGTCGGGGCGAGTTGGCCGGCCGCAACCTCTACTGGTGCCGCACCTGCCAGCCCAGCTGA
- a CDS encoding aminoglycoside phosphotransferase family protein has translation MDLPKGLDWVRRSPAGRAWLATLPTWLAECAERWSLRLGNPFEYAYASFAVPADLPDGTAAVLKLQYPDDDSRHEADALAHWDGDGAIRLLAHDPQRRALLVERCRPGTALHHLPMDQALDVMVGLLPRLWLPAGEPFTPLAEEAAGWIDRMPRNWERAGRPYQRRILDAALDLLAGLASSQGEQVLINQDLHAGNVLAADREPWLVIDPKPLTGEREFSVVPMVRGQELGHSPTAVRHRLDRLSGELGLDRERVRGWTIGQTLAWSIADDIVLPQQVEVVRWLLDED, from the coding sequence ATGGATCTGCCCAAGGGACTTGACTGGGTACGCCGATCACCCGCCGGTCGGGCCTGGCTTGCCACACTTCCGACCTGGCTGGCCGAGTGCGCCGAGCGGTGGTCACTACGGCTCGGAAACCCCTTCGAGTACGCCTACGCCTCCTTCGCGGTCCCCGCCGACCTGCCGGACGGCACTGCTGCCGTGCTGAAACTCCAGTACCCGGACGACGACAGCCGGCACGAAGCCGACGCACTTGCCCACTGGGACGGCGACGGTGCGATCCGGCTGCTCGCCCACGACCCGCAACGACGCGCCCTCCTTGTGGAGCGCTGCCGGCCCGGCACCGCCCTGCACCACCTACCGATGGACCAGGCGCTGGACGTGATGGTCGGCCTGCTCCCTCGGCTCTGGCTGCCGGCCGGCGAACCGTTCACCCCGCTGGCCGAGGAGGCCGCCGGCTGGATCGACCGGATGCCCCGCAACTGGGAACGGGCCGGCCGGCCGTACCAGCGGCGAATCCTCGACGCCGCCCTCGACCTGCTCGCCGGACTGGCGTCGAGCCAGGGCGAGCAGGTGCTCATCAATCAGGACCTGCACGCCGGCAACGTCCTCGCCGCCGACCGCGAACCGTGGCTGGTCATCGACCCGAAACCGCTCACCGGCGAACGGGAGTTCTCGGTGGTGCCGATGGTGCGCGGGCAGGAACTGGGCCATTCACCGACGGCCGTACGACACCGGCTCGACCGGCTCAGCGGCGAGTTGGGGCTGGACCGGGAACGGGTCCGCGGCTGGACGATCGGCCAGACGCTGGCGTGGAGCATCGCCGACGACATCGTCCTTCCGCAGCAGGTCGAGGTGGTGCGCTGGCTGCTCGACGAGGATTGA
- a CDS encoding YciI family protein: MPEYLITFNDEWVPEHTPEEIRAKSVASHAVMAEMLAEGVLIFSNGALDRSTAVCSVESVDGKPVFTDGPYVETKEHLGGFAVVDVPDDEAARYWAGRLAVVLDWPQEVHRFRGPGTAGGAASR; the protein is encoded by the coding sequence ATGCCGGAGTACCTGATCACCTTCAACGACGAGTGGGTGCCCGAGCACACGCCGGAGGAGATACGCGCGAAGTCAGTTGCCAGCCACGCCGTGATGGCGGAGATGCTGGCCGAAGGTGTCCTGATCTTCTCCAACGGTGCCCTCGACAGGTCCACTGCGGTGTGCAGCGTCGAAAGTGTCGACGGCAAGCCGGTCTTCACCGACGGCCCGTACGTCGAGACCAAGGAGCACCTCGGCGGCTTCGCCGTCGTGGACGTGCCCGACGACGAGGCGGCGCGGTACTGGGCGGGCCGACTCGCTGTCGTGCTCGACTGGCCGCAGGAAGTGCACCGGTTCCGGGGTCCCGGGACGGCAGGCGGAGCGGCTTCGCGATGA
- a CDS encoding RNA polymerase sigma factor — MTGSAFEQAITRAHHEEWARVVAGLARRFGDLDVAEEATAEAFLRAAERWPREGVPPNPGGWLATTAARKAIDRLRRDAQRDAKHQAAQIMYDDSPPEPTGPVEDDRLRLVFTCCHPALAVEARVALTLRLLGGLTVAEIARAFLVQETTMARRITRAKAKISAANIPYLVPSADDIRQRLPGVLAVVYLVFNEGYLASEGDDPVRVDLTDEAIRLGRLLRALLPDDGEVAGLLALMLFTDARRHARVSRTGELVTLDAQDRAAWDRALIAEGAALVRERIRTVAAGGEPPGRYQLQAAISAVHTEAPSSRDTNWSAIVALYGRLVLLDPSPIVRLNRAVAVAEVDGPDAGLAEIDRLAEVLDGYHAFHAARADLLRRLGRCGESRAAYDRAIGLASNPAEHAYLTRSRDQLAT, encoded by the coding sequence GTGACCGGTTCCGCGTTCGAGCAGGCGATCACCCGCGCCCACCACGAGGAATGGGCGCGGGTGGTTGCCGGCCTCGCGCGCCGCTTCGGCGACCTTGACGTCGCCGAGGAAGCGACCGCCGAGGCGTTCCTGAGGGCTGCGGAGCGGTGGCCGCGCGAGGGCGTACCCCCGAATCCCGGCGGGTGGCTCGCCACCACCGCCGCCCGCAAGGCGATCGATCGGCTCCGTCGTGATGCGCAGCGCGACGCCAAGCATCAGGCGGCCCAGATCATGTACGACGACAGCCCTCCCGAGCCGACCGGCCCCGTCGAGGACGACAGGCTCCGGCTGGTCTTCACCTGCTGCCATCCAGCGCTCGCGGTGGAGGCCCGGGTGGCGCTCACCCTGCGCCTGCTCGGTGGTCTCACCGTCGCCGAGATCGCCCGCGCCTTCCTGGTGCAGGAAACGACGATGGCGCGACGCATCACCCGCGCCAAGGCGAAGATCAGCGCGGCGAACATTCCCTACCTGGTGCCCTCGGCCGACGACATCCGTCAGCGGCTCCCCGGCGTACTCGCTGTCGTTTATCTCGTCTTCAACGAGGGCTACCTCGCCAGCGAGGGGGACGACCCGGTGCGCGTCGACCTCACCGACGAGGCGATCCGACTTGGTCGCCTGCTCCGGGCGCTGCTTCCGGACGACGGTGAGGTGGCCGGCCTGCTTGCCCTGATGCTGTTCACCGACGCGCGGCGCCACGCGCGGGTGTCCCGTACCGGGGAGTTGGTGACCCTCGACGCGCAGGACCGCGCCGCCTGGGACCGCGCCCTCATCGCCGAGGGCGCCGCCCTGGTACGCGAGCGGATCAGGACGGTGGCGGCCGGCGGCGAGCCACCCGGGCGCTACCAGTTGCAAGCGGCGATCAGCGCGGTCCACACGGAAGCGCCGTCGTCCCGGGACACCAACTGGTCGGCCATCGTCGCCCTCTACGGTCGCCTGGTGCTGCTCGACCCCTCGCCGATCGTGCGACTCAACCGGGCTGTCGCGGTGGCCGAAGTGGACGGACCGGACGCCGGGCTCGCCGAGATCGACAGGCTCGCCGAGGTCCTGGACGGCTACCACGCCTTCCACGCAGCCCGCGCCGACCTGCTGCGGCGGCTCGGGCGCTGCGGCGAGTCCCGGGCGGCCTACGACCGGGCCATCGGGCTTGCCAGCAACCCCGCGGAACACGCGTACCTCACCCGCAGCCGCGACCAGCTCGCCACCTGA
- a CDS encoding YdeI/OmpD-associated family protein, producing MTSAELDELIVADADGLRAWLSVNHATSPGVWLALTRKGGTVTTLTWQDAVDEGLCFGWIDGQARKRDAETSWIRFTPRRSRSSWSQINVAHVARLEAQGRMQPSGRAAVEAAKADGRWAAAYAPPSRAEVPADLLAAIAANPSAQAMFDVLTKSNRFALIHRLNAVKRAETRERKIVEFVAMLARHETFYPQKAKPPTTP from the coding sequence ATGACGAGCGCCGAGCTGGACGAGCTGATCGTCGCGGACGCCGACGGTTTGCGCGCCTGGTTGTCGGTAAACCACGCCACATCGCCCGGCGTCTGGCTCGCCCTTACCAGGAAGGGCGGCACCGTCACCACGCTGACCTGGCAGGATGCGGTCGACGAGGGCCTGTGCTTCGGCTGGATCGACGGGCAGGCACGCAAACGGGACGCCGAGACCTCCTGGATCCGGTTCACGCCGCGCCGCTCCCGCAGTTCCTGGTCGCAGATCAACGTCGCCCACGTGGCCCGGTTGGAGGCGCAGGGCCGGATGCAGCCCTCGGGCCGCGCCGCGGTGGAGGCCGCCAAGGCCGACGGGCGGTGGGCCGCCGCCTACGCACCACCGTCGAGGGCCGAGGTCCCGGCCGACCTGCTCGCCGCCATCGCCGCCAATCCCTCCGCCCAGGCCATGTTCGACGTGCTCACCAAGTCCAACAGGTTCGCTCTCATCCACCGGCTCAACGCCGTGAAACGGGCGGAGACCCGCGAGCGCAAGATCGTCGAGTTCGTCGCCATGCTGGCCCGCCACGAGACGTTCTACCCGCAGAAGGCAAAGCCTCCGACTACACCGTGA
- a CDS encoding GyrI-like domain-containing protein — MTSKVDFKKTLDTYQANRGRFRIVDVPDMRYLMIDGQGDPNTSPAFTAAVEALYPVAYKLKFASKTGLGRDYVVPPLEGLWWAEDMASFTAARDKSLWSWTLLLMVPDWIDRTMFTAAVEQVTVKSRPARLADVRLETLSEGRCVQTLHVGSFDDEADVLARMHHEFIPGEGLQMAGDHHEIYLSDFRRVAPERQRTILRQPVTSSSGPV, encoded by the coding sequence ATGACGAGCAAGGTCGACTTCAAGAAGACCCTCGACACCTACCAGGCGAATCGGGGCCGGTTCCGGATCGTCGACGTGCCCGACATGCGGTACCTCATGATCGACGGGCAGGGCGACCCCAACACGTCGCCCGCCTTCACAGCCGCTGTCGAAGCGCTCTATCCGGTGGCGTACAAGCTGAAGTTCGCAAGCAAGACTGGCCTGGGGCGCGACTATGTCGTTCCTCCGCTGGAGGGCCTGTGGTGGGCCGAGGACATGGCGTCCTTCACGGCGGCGCGGGACAAGTCGCTGTGGAGTTGGACGTTGCTGCTCATGGTTCCGGACTGGATCGACAGGACCATGTTCACCGCCGCCGTCGAGCAGGTCACTGTCAAGAGCCGGCCGGCGCGCCTCGCCGACGTACGCCTGGAGACGCTGTCCGAGGGGCGGTGCGTGCAGACGCTGCACGTGGGTTCCTTCGACGACGAGGCGGATGTGCTCGCCCGGATGCACCACGAGTTCATCCCCGGCGAGGGGTTGCAGATGGCCGGCGATCACCACGAGATCTACCTGAGCGACTTCCGTAGAGTCGCCCCCGAACGGCAGCGCACGATCCTGCGGCAGCCCGTCACGAGTTCGTCCGGACCGGTGTGA
- a CDS encoding AGE family epimerase/isomerase, with translation MTDVPRSAAEPAPVPAGSPDLPDLDEFLADQSRTLLDTARRALRPEGGFWWLTDDRTPDRAEPLYTWITCRMTHVAALAHRNGEPDAAALVDHGVTALRTLLRDAEYGGWFAAVDQQSEPTNDRKAGYDHAFVLLAASSAARAGRPGAHELLDDALAVVLDHFWDDEAGAVRESWNRDWTVPEDYRGANSSMHMVEAFLAANAATGDASWADRALRIATHLVHGEAARHDWRLPEHFTADWTPLPDYNREQPADQFRPYGSTIGHWLEWARLLLELEAALPQPPCWLLADARALFAASVRRGWAVDGADGFVYTIDWEDRPVVRSRMHWVVAEAIGAAVTLHRRTGHAVYADWFQVFWAYARRNLIDDTGWRHELDAQNLPSDTVWHGRPDVYHAYQAVLLSRSADGLGGPGPRKPGEVTE, from the coding sequence ATGACCGACGTGCCCCGATCCGCAGCCGAACCTGCCCCCGTCCCGGCAGGGTCACCCGACCTGCCCGACCTGGACGAGTTCCTCGCCGACCAGTCCCGCACCCTGCTCGACACCGCCCGCCGCGCCCTCCGGCCCGAGGGCGGCTTCTGGTGGCTGACCGACGACCGCACACCCGATCGTGCCGAACCGCTGTACACCTGGATCACCTGCCGGATGACCCACGTGGCCGCGCTCGCCCACCGCAACGGCGAACCGGACGCCGCCGCCCTCGTCGACCACGGCGTCACGGCGCTGCGCACGCTGCTGCGCGACGCGGAGTACGGCGGCTGGTTCGCTGCCGTGGACCAGCAGAGCGAGCCGACAAACGACCGCAAGGCTGGGTACGACCACGCCTTCGTGCTGCTCGCCGCGTCCAGCGCCGCCCGAGCCGGGCGACCCGGCGCGCACGAGCTGCTCGACGACGCGCTCGCCGTGGTGCTGGACCACTTCTGGGACGACGAAGCCGGAGCGGTCCGCGAATCGTGGAACCGCGACTGGACCGTCCCCGAGGACTACCGGGGCGCCAACAGCAGCATGCACATGGTCGAGGCGTTCCTCGCCGCCAACGCCGCCACCGGCGACGCGAGCTGGGCCGATCGCGCCCTGCGCATCGCCACCCACCTCGTGCACGGCGAGGCCGCCCGACACGACTGGCGGCTGCCCGAGCACTTCACCGCCGACTGGACACCGCTGCCCGACTACAACCGGGAGCAGCCCGCCGACCAGTTCCGGCCGTACGGCTCGACCATCGGGCACTGGCTGGAGTGGGCCCGGCTGCTGCTGGAGTTGGAGGCCGCCCTGCCACAGCCGCCCTGCTGGCTGCTCGCCGACGCCCGTGCCCTGTTCGCCGCAAGCGTCCGGCGCGGCTGGGCGGTCGACGGCGCCGACGGTTTCGTCTACACGATCGACTGGGAGGACCGGCCCGTCGTCCGCTCCCGGATGCACTGGGTGGTGGCCGAGGCCATCGGAGCGGCGGTCACCCTGCACCGCCGCACCGGGCACGCCGTCTACGCCGACTGGTTCCAGGTCTTCTGGGCGTACGCCCGCCGCAACCTCATCGACGACACCGGGTGGCGGCACGAGCTGGACGCGCAGAACCTGCCCTCGGACACGGTCTGGCACGGCCGGCCGGACGTCTACCACGCGTACCAGGCGGTGCTGCTGTCCCGCTCGGCCGACGGGCTGGGTGGCCCCGGCCCGCGCAAGCCGGGCGAGGTGACCGAATGA